From a region of the Helicoverpa armigera isolate CAAS_96S chromosome 14, ASM3070526v1, whole genome shotgun sequence genome:
- the LOC110379604 gene encoding uncharacterized protein LOC110379604 isoform X2 produces MIALVLCLVGKIIEVAKSAFSNCELEQFEPRNGNTRKRRKRSRKKRKRKGPPPRLGLKAASPGVAGADEDCNSNTSLTGSQHSHDDIDAHCDNSGYLWFLDYNPIFRDGSCHHTSVLSSVSASYKGISDLTSRFEFTSRYNDIARDLDANLAEADMESFRTEDIHALLMTANLPHDTIIDDRTHDSNPRGEMFASISSSLMERFRFDSSVSADSSFQGEESVGSINTMSICKSELLFSPVKEGAHGVHFSVDSLDCELPSEQDLILTCQANKDNYTIAFEGSLTTYSEDSECVEPAVNQKHDKLGEEETLVLDNDERTRRNLELLERCKKLTNKLTTSMARSDLGLTTWSKLKKQTSQSPLRRHPSGNNNEGSNDATDATDDNMSNSVIKSQSLPNLYRRKLMNSSINSAALSNSTVDSFTVNQRLMGTPMCMKVYDVSQQRSSQGSQHSEPMSTSSTDNQTSSDKSQPKQAFSLVKLFMKQKSMSNDGIVSMDQLDRSECWPSSSGGESGESMGEQRLVDSKTAISERPQIELPSTAVEEVSSVVYEEIQSVNPFNNRVYDEVLIEEEETGDGTKLSDSETNLYATVNKPHLKRTNLNVMNSPSRMRSNRKSCSSQSSATSVSISSCSESDGTQITRMNKLLQREQCDHKSTSTHLEADTIDKSIQTSSMQLSNMSQRELFKVVEPSFLEKLKEGDCEKPVFVLYPSYTLPDISFLNGRPNIYLNPLKINITPRSSESKRNRLQVKGKRPFSCNDLEMLKKKGVGHIKDWDSLNFLLPMECRQLLSEVPELMQHMKEKEGAQKCSDKYCNASPAARAKNRPMSCDCNNLAGNTTAVSSSSSTATQPSSGYRGSSTMLTDSSAQNSPAPAGNFNPLFVYRYDSATSSEASGVNNDGQRINPNIPKRSLSLADQNRIPKQGELAPPRPPLPKSILRKSMDKTRKSSAHTKRYSMFEMDDLIQDPVVCMTAATEHKTKRRSLQEPYYLQNQTVDYRKNNDLAAKRLSQQFLDAAEKDADYNEYYPDEGVGTESSLESGKSNELKFHRPHTPPLPKPRTKKMEYTEFPPPGALISSADLQQLEEFLKHSGFNCLNMDEWDQNQVQKVRNQVSKFLQMKRSMEENQRSTESSGSSCNSKKSVSFAQKSEVPKTDGQPSQLKPMEDVKGVSLTTPPNSPNISAVIAQRLYQGKNLAEIPICEEAEVSPDEFGSPIHHDARGKYDIIDVSQKRALVSNVTDAVEMLIQHFSSATDQAELAFLGDSKESPACAKIALNALCPALYAIFRDGLKENIETSFGAVNNSVWQMVEATARQGPITKSLNELVLRINSEDAVTEGLVKFNAFILGLLNAQSVDAWVSYIRTRESILAKHYSPDSLILAGCVGETRCRALLDTLLASLEPLKLLPFSLDLMFEMRELHRSFKKIESDMRAASRPTSINTPPLTLNQRNLLKLVRSMQSSGLSSDDCQTSVIMRHKEPKNKEPSTPDLLNDSANVKTTVEKNRPRSCVNPTTIGYDICPNNSRIEIETNRRWSGVHLGSKLMQAFDRLVFDDSDDYTDSLENNKPPSAKPSSNDVKLECSGEENWRPGSASSGASGNTGNGSGNSGGKFRRLQLKWEMLSNAESPVTPSGETSPAAARGSKIPRPVSSPVRPVAPALQSPAKNTTHRGIPVPVRKGTSPTTSTPRATNARAGTANKKPPQAANRTSRVDGASHGGAAPRPSSLPYGRTPPPAAPRRAASSSAARASHTSNQQKHKYVRTLWHRLPSDSGHLAFNEGERLRLILEVDDQYLLCCRGEQKGLVPRDAVLLEDF; encoded by the exons GGCCACCGCCACGGCTGGGGCTGAAGGCGGCGAGCCCCGGGGTGGCAGGCGCCGACGAGGACTGCAACAGCAACACCAGCCTCACCGGGAGCCAGCACTCGCACGATGACATCGACGCGCACTGCGATAACTCCGGGTACCTCTGGTTCCTCGACTATAA CCCAATTTTTCGAGACGGCTCCTGCCACCACACCTCAGTGCTGTCCTCCGTGTCTGCCTCCTACAAAGGCATAAGCGACCTAACATCACGATTCGAATTCACGTCCCGCTACAACGACATTGCGCGGGACCTTGACGCGAACCTCGCTGAGGCTGACATGGAGAGTTTTAGGACTGAAGACATACACGCACTGTTGATGACCGCCAACTTGCCACACGACACCATCATTGACGACAGGACGCATGAT AGTAACCCCCGAGGCGAGATGTTCGCGAGCATCTCTAGCTCTCTCATGGAAAGATTTCGATTCGACAGCAGTGTCAGTGCCGACAGTAGTTTCCAG GGTGAAGAATCCGTCGGTTCGATCAACACAATGTCGATATGCAAGTCAGAACTCCTGTTCTCCCCCGTAAAGGAGGGTGCGCATGGCGTTCACTTCAGCGTGGACAGTCTCGACTGCGAGCTGCCCTCTGAGCAGGACCTCATTCTCACCTGCCAAGCCAACAAGGACAACTACACCATCGCCTTCGAGGGCAGTCTCACCACATACTCTGAGGACAGTGAGTGCGTTGAACCAGCCGTCAATCAAAAACATG acaAATTGGGCGAGGAAGAAACCTTAGTTTTAGATAACGATGAAAGAACGCGCAGGAATTTAGAATTATTAGAGAGATGTAAGAaattaactaataaattaacGACGTCTATGGCTAGGAGCGATTTAGGATTAACTACTTGGAGTAAGCTTAAGAAACAAACCAGTCAGTCACCCTTAAGGAG GCATCCCTCTGGAAATAACAATGAAGGTTCAAATGATGCGACTGATGCAACAGACGACAACATGAGCAATTCAGTCATCAAAAGCCAAAGTTTGCCAAATCTGTACAGGCGGAAACTTATGAATAGTTCCATAAATTCAGCTGCTCTGAGTAATTCAACG GTTGATTCTTTCACCGTGAATCAAAGACTAATGGGCACTCCTATGTGCATGAAAGTATACGATGTCTCACAACAGCGATCATCTCAGGGAAGTCAACATTCGGAACCTATGAGCACTTCTTCAACTGACAATCAAACTTCATCTGACAAGAGTCAACCAAAACAAGCATTTAGCCTAGTAAagttatttatgaaacaaaaaagcATGAGCAACGATGGCATTGTAAGCATGGATCAGCTGGACAGATCGGAATGCTGGCCTTCAAGCTCTGGCGGTGAAAGCGGAGAGTCCATGGGCGAACAAAGACTAGTCGATTCTAAAACCGCAATCTCAGAGCGACCTCAAATAGAATTACCTAGCACTGCAGTAGAAGAGGTATCATCAGTCGTCTACGAGGAGATACAATCAGTGAATCCATTCAATAACAGAGTATATGATGAAGTATTGATCGAAGAAGAGGAAACAGGCGATGGCACTAAGTTGAGTGATAGTGAAACCAATCTTTATGCCACTGTGAACAAACCACATCTTAAGAGAACTAATTTAAATGTTATGAACAGTCCTTCGAGAATGAGAAGTAATAGAAAATCATGTTCTTCCCAATCTTCGGCCACTAGCGTTAGCATTTCAAGCTGTTCTGAATCCGATGGAACTCAGATCACAAGAATGAATAAGCTTCTACAGCGTGAGCAATGTGACCATAAATCAACGTCAACTCACCTTGAAGCTGATACTATAGATAAGAGTATACAAACATCCAGCATGCAGTTGTCAAATATGTCGCAAAGAGAACTATTCAAGGTTGTCGAGCCATCGTTTTTAGAGAAACTAAAAGAGGGTGATTGCGAGAAGCCTGTATTTGTCCTGTATCCTAGCTATACTCTGCCAGATATCAGTTTCTTGAACGGAcgaccaaatatttatttaaatcctttgaaaataaatataacaccCAGATCAAGTGAAAGCAAAAGGAATCGGTTGCAGGTAAAAGGTAAACGACCCTTCTCATGCAATGATCTTGAAATGCTAAAGAAAAAAGGAGTTGGTCATATTAAGGATTGGGATTCTCTTAACTTTTTACTTCCAATGGAATGCAGGCAACTACTATCTGAAGTGCCTGAACTTATGCAACACATGAAGGAAAAAGAGGGAGCGCAAAAATGTTCTGATAAGTATTGCAATGCTTCGCCTGCTGCAAGAGCCAAAAATCGACCGATGAGTTGTGATTGCAATAATCTAGCTGGTAATACTACAGCAGTATCTTCGAGTTCAAGCACAGCCACTCAGCCTTCTTCAGGATATCGTGGTTCATCCACAATGCTAACAGATTCTTCCGCACAAAACAGTCCCGCACCTGCTGGAAATTTCAATCCTCTATTTGTATATCGGTACGATAGTGCCACAAGCTCTGAGGCGAGCGGTGTAAATAATGATGGACAAAGAATAAACCCCAATATTCCAAAACGATCATTGTCGTTAGCAGATCAAAATCGCATTCCGAAACAAGGCGAATTAGCACCGCCGAGGCCACCATTACCAAAGAGCATATTGCGCAAGTCCATGGATAAAACACGCAAATCTAGTGCACATACCAAACGATACAGTATGTTTGAAATGGATGATCTTATTCAAGATCCAGTCGTTTGCATGACAGCTGCGACGGAACATAAAACTAAGAGACGATCATTACAAGAACCTTATTATCTCCAAAATCAAACTGTAGACTATAGAAAGAATAATGATCTAGCTGCAAAAAGGTTATCACAACAATTCCTCGATGCTGCCGAGAAAGATGCCGATTATAACGAATACTATCCAGATGAAGGTGTTGGAACAGAAAGTAGTCTAGAATCAGGCAAATCTAACGAACTCAAGTTTCATAGACCACATACTCCACCGTTGCCTAAACCGAGAACAAAGAAAATGGAGTATACTGAATTCCCTCCTCCTGGTGCACTAATCAGCAGTGCAGATTTGCAACAACTTGAAGAGTTTTTGAAACACAGTGGATTCAATTGTCTAAACATGGATGAATGGGATCAAAATCAAGTTCAAAAGGTAAGGAACCAGGTGTCCAAATTTCTTCAGATGAAACGATCTATGGAAGAGAACCAAAGATCCACAGAATCAAGCGGCAGTAGTTGTAACAGTAAGAAGTCTGTGAGTTTTGCGCAGAAATCTGAGGTCCCCAAGACCGACGGTCAACCATCTCAATTAAAACCTATGGAAGACGTAAAGGGTGTCAGTCTAACAACGCCACCTAACTCGCCAAACATTTCCGCTGTGATAGCGCAAAGGCTTTACCAG GGCAAGAATCTGGCAGAAATACCAATTTGCGAGGAAGCTGAAGTGAGCCCTGATGAATTTGGAAGCCCCATTCACCATGATGCTAGAGGCAAATATGATATCATCGATGTGTCACAAAAGAGAG CTTTAGTCTCAAACGTGACCGATGCTGTTGAAATGTTGATTCAGCATTTCTCGTCCGCCACGGATCAAGCAGAGTTAGCTTTCTTAGGAGACTCGAAGGAATCCCCGGCCTGCGCTAAAATCGCACTGAACGCACTTTGCCCAGCCTTGTATGCGATATTCAGGGATGGCCTAAAAGAGAACATCGAGACCTCTTTTGGAGCAGTAAATAACTCTGTTTGGCAAATGGTCGAAGCAACTGCTAGACAAG GACCGATAACAAAATCTCTCAATGAATTGGTACTGAGGATTAACAGCGAAGATGCAGTCACTGAGGGATTAGTCAAATTCAATGCGTTCATCCTTGGTCTACTCAA TGCTCAATCCGTGGACGCTTGGGTTTCATATATACGTACTCGGGAATCAATATTAGCAAAACACTACAGCCCTGATTCTCTGATCCTCGCTGGTTGTGTGGGCGAGACGCGATGCCGAGCCCTTCTCGATACGCTATTGGCCAGCTTGGAACCTCTCAAACTTCTTCCCTTTTCCCTGGACCTCATGTTTGAAATGCGTGAATTGCACAGAAGTTTCAAGAAGATCGAAAGCGATATGCGTGCTGCTAGTCGG CCCACTTCGATTAACACTCCACCACTAACCCTGAACCAGCGGAATTTGCTGAAGCTGGTGCGTTCGATGCAGTCGAGCGGTCTCTCCAGCGACGATTGTCAAACTAGTGTTATTATGAGACACAAAGAACCTAAAAACAAAGAACCCTCTACTCCCGACCTGCTCAATGATTCGGCAAATGTAAAGACTACCGTAGAAAAGAATAGACCACGCTCTTGTGTGAATCCGACAACCATTGGTTATGACATTTGTCCGAACAATAGCAGGATAGAGATAGAAACTAACCGCAGATGGTCCGGCGTGCATTTGGGTTCCAAGTTGATGCAGGCGTTTGATAGACTCGTGTTCGACGACAGCGACGATTACACTGATAGTCTAGAAAACAATAAGCCTCCCTCTGCTAAGCCCTCCAGCAATGACGTGAAG CTGGAGTGCAGCGGAGAGGAGAATTGGCGACCAGGGTCAGCCAGCAGCGGTGCCAGTGGCAACACTGGCAACGGCAGCGGCAACTCAGGTGGCAAATTCCGTCGTCTGCAACTCAAATGGGAAATGCTCAGCAACGCTGAAAGTCCCGTCACACCTTCAG GAGAGACGTCcccggcggcggcgcgtggCTCCAAGATCCCCAGGCCCGTGTCATCGCCCGTGCGGCCGGTGGCACCCGCGCTGCAGTCACCAGCCAAGAATACCACCCATCG gGGTATCCCAGTGCCGGTTCGTAAGGGAACTTCACCAACGACGTCGACTCCCAGAGCGACCAATGCACGTGCGGGAACTGCCAACAAGAAACCTCCGCAAGCTGCTAACAG GACGTCCCGCGTGGACGGCGCGAGTCACGGTGGCGCGGCTCCGAGGCCGTCATCCCTGCCGTATGGGCGCACGCCGCCACCCGCCGCGCCGCGTCGCGCCGCCTCCTCTTCTGCAGCGAGAGCTAGCCACACCAGCAACCAGCAGAAGCATAA GTACGTGCGAACACTGTGGCACCGACTACCTTCAGACTCGGGCCACCTCGCGTTCAACGAAGGTGAGCGTCTCCGACTAATACTGGAGGTAGACGATCAGTACCTGCTGTGTTGTCGCGGTGAGCAGAAGGGGCTAGTTCCCCGGGACGCCGTACTGTTAGAGGACTTCTGA
- the LOC110379604 gene encoding uncharacterized protein LOC110379604 isoform X5 — MTERADVNRMLGPPPRLGLKAASPGVAGADEDCNSNTSLTGSQHSHDDIDAHCDNSGYLWFLDYNPIFRDGSCHHTSVLSSVSASYKGISDLTSRFEFTSRYNDIARDLDANLAEADMESFRTEDIHALLMTANLPHDTIIDDRTHDSNPRGEMFASISSSLMERFRFDSSVSADSSFQGEESVGSINTMSICKSELLFSPVKEGAHGVHFSVDSLDCELPSEQDLILTCQANKDNYTIAFEGSLTTYSEDSECVEPAVNQKHDKLGEEETLVLDNDERTRRNLELLERCKKLTNKLTTSMARSDLGLTTWSKLKKQTSQSPLRRHPSGNNNEGSNDATDATDDNMSNSVIKSQSLPNLYRRKLMNSSINSAALSNSTVDSFTVNQRLMGTPMCMKVYDVSQQRSSQGSQHSEPMSTSSTDNQTSSDKSQPKQAFSLVKLFMKQKSMSNDGIVSMDQLDRSECWPSSSGGESGESMGEQRLVDSKTAISERPQIELPSTAVEEVSSVVYEEIQSVNPFNNRVYDEVLIEEEETGDGTKLSDSETNLYATVNKPHLKRTNLNVMNSPSRMRSNRKSCSSQSSATSVSISSCSESDGTQITRMNKLLQREQCDHKSTSTHLEADTIDKSIQTSSMQLSNMSQRELFKVVEPSFLEKLKEGDCEKPVFVLYPSYTLPDISFLNGRPNIYLNPLKINITPRSSESKRNRLQVKGKRPFSCNDLEMLKKKGVGHIKDWDSLNFLLPMECRQLLSEVPELMQHMKEKEGAQKCSDKYCNASPAARAKNRPMSCDCNNLAGNTTAVSSSSSTATQPSSGYRGSSTMLTDSSAQNSPAPAGNFNPLFVYRYDSATSSEASGVNNDGQRINPNIPKRSLSLADQNRIPKQGELAPPRPPLPKSILRKSMDKTRKSSAHTKRYSMFEMDDLIQDPVVCMTAATEHKTKRRSLQEPYYLQNQTVDYRKNNDLAAKRLSQQFLDAAEKDADYNEYYPDEGVGTESSLESGKSNELKFHRPHTPPLPKPRTKKMEYTEFPPPGALISSADLQQLEEFLKHSGFNCLNMDEWDQNQVQKVRNQVSKFLQMKRSMEENQRSTESSGSSCNSKKSVSFAQKSEVPKTDGQPSQLKPMEDVKGVSLTTPPNSPNISAVIAQRLYQGKNLAEIPICEEAEVSPDEFGSPIHHDARGKYDIIDVSQKRALVSNVTDAVEMLIQHFSSATDQAELAFLGDSKESPACAKIALNALCPALYAIFRDGLKENIETSFGAVNNSVWQMVEATARQGPITKSLNELVLRINSEDAVTEGLVKFNAFILGLLNAQSVDAWVSYIRTRESILAKHYSPDSLILAGCVGETRCRALLDTLLASLEPLKLLPFSLDLMFEMRELHRSFKKIESDMRAASRPTSINTPPLTLNQRNLLKLVRSMQSSGLSSDDCQTSVIMRHKEPKNKEPSTPDLLNDSANVKTTVEKNRPRSCVNPTTIGYDICPNNSRIEIETNRRWSGVHLGSKLMQAFDRLVFDDSDDYTDSLENNKPPSAKPSSNDVKLECSGEENWRPGSASSGASGNTGNGSGNSGGKFRRLQLKWEMLSNAESPVTPSGETSPAAARGSKIPRPVSSPVRPVAPALQSPAKNTTHRGIPVPVRKGTSPTTSTPRATNARAGTANKKPPQAANRVLPETTAKRPEVKPRVQNVAVCNPTVVKRTPTSRVDGASHGGAAPRPSSLPYGRTPPPAAPRRAASSSAARASHTSNQQKHKYVRTLWHRLPSDSGHLAFNEGERLRLILEVDDQYLLCCRGEQKGLVPRDAVLLEDF, encoded by the exons GGCCACCGCCACGGCTGGGGCTGAAGGCGGCGAGCCCCGGGGTGGCAGGCGCCGACGAGGACTGCAACAGCAACACCAGCCTCACCGGGAGCCAGCACTCGCACGATGACATCGACGCGCACTGCGATAACTCCGGGTACCTCTGGTTCCTCGACTATAA CCCAATTTTTCGAGACGGCTCCTGCCACCACACCTCAGTGCTGTCCTCCGTGTCTGCCTCCTACAAAGGCATAAGCGACCTAACATCACGATTCGAATTCACGTCCCGCTACAACGACATTGCGCGGGACCTTGACGCGAACCTCGCTGAGGCTGACATGGAGAGTTTTAGGACTGAAGACATACACGCACTGTTGATGACCGCCAACTTGCCACACGACACCATCATTGACGACAGGACGCATGAT AGTAACCCCCGAGGCGAGATGTTCGCGAGCATCTCTAGCTCTCTCATGGAAAGATTTCGATTCGACAGCAGTGTCAGTGCCGACAGTAGTTTCCAG GGTGAAGAATCCGTCGGTTCGATCAACACAATGTCGATATGCAAGTCAGAACTCCTGTTCTCCCCCGTAAAGGAGGGTGCGCATGGCGTTCACTTCAGCGTGGACAGTCTCGACTGCGAGCTGCCCTCTGAGCAGGACCTCATTCTCACCTGCCAAGCCAACAAGGACAACTACACCATCGCCTTCGAGGGCAGTCTCACCACATACTCTGAGGACAGTGAGTGCGTTGAACCAGCCGTCAATCAAAAACATG acaAATTGGGCGAGGAAGAAACCTTAGTTTTAGATAACGATGAAAGAACGCGCAGGAATTTAGAATTATTAGAGAGATGTAAGAaattaactaataaattaacGACGTCTATGGCTAGGAGCGATTTAGGATTAACTACTTGGAGTAAGCTTAAGAAACAAACCAGTCAGTCACCCTTAAGGAG GCATCCCTCTGGAAATAACAATGAAGGTTCAAATGATGCGACTGATGCAACAGACGACAACATGAGCAATTCAGTCATCAAAAGCCAAAGTTTGCCAAATCTGTACAGGCGGAAACTTATGAATAGTTCCATAAATTCAGCTGCTCTGAGTAATTCAACG GTTGATTCTTTCACCGTGAATCAAAGACTAATGGGCACTCCTATGTGCATGAAAGTATACGATGTCTCACAACAGCGATCATCTCAGGGAAGTCAACATTCGGAACCTATGAGCACTTCTTCAACTGACAATCAAACTTCATCTGACAAGAGTCAACCAAAACAAGCATTTAGCCTAGTAAagttatttatgaaacaaaaaagcATGAGCAACGATGGCATTGTAAGCATGGATCAGCTGGACAGATCGGAATGCTGGCCTTCAAGCTCTGGCGGTGAAAGCGGAGAGTCCATGGGCGAACAAAGACTAGTCGATTCTAAAACCGCAATCTCAGAGCGACCTCAAATAGAATTACCTAGCACTGCAGTAGAAGAGGTATCATCAGTCGTCTACGAGGAGATACAATCAGTGAATCCATTCAATAACAGAGTATATGATGAAGTATTGATCGAAGAAGAGGAAACAGGCGATGGCACTAAGTTGAGTGATAGTGAAACCAATCTTTATGCCACTGTGAACAAACCACATCTTAAGAGAACTAATTTAAATGTTATGAACAGTCCTTCGAGAATGAGAAGTAATAGAAAATCATGTTCTTCCCAATCTTCGGCCACTAGCGTTAGCATTTCAAGCTGTTCTGAATCCGATGGAACTCAGATCACAAGAATGAATAAGCTTCTACAGCGTGAGCAATGTGACCATAAATCAACGTCAACTCACCTTGAAGCTGATACTATAGATAAGAGTATACAAACATCCAGCATGCAGTTGTCAAATATGTCGCAAAGAGAACTATTCAAGGTTGTCGAGCCATCGTTTTTAGAGAAACTAAAAGAGGGTGATTGCGAGAAGCCTGTATTTGTCCTGTATCCTAGCTATACTCTGCCAGATATCAGTTTCTTGAACGGAcgaccaaatatttatttaaatcctttgaaaataaatataacaccCAGATCAAGTGAAAGCAAAAGGAATCGGTTGCAGGTAAAAGGTAAACGACCCTTCTCATGCAATGATCTTGAAATGCTAAAGAAAAAAGGAGTTGGTCATATTAAGGATTGGGATTCTCTTAACTTTTTACTTCCAATGGAATGCAGGCAACTACTATCTGAAGTGCCTGAACTTATGCAACACATGAAGGAAAAAGAGGGAGCGCAAAAATGTTCTGATAAGTATTGCAATGCTTCGCCTGCTGCAAGAGCCAAAAATCGACCGATGAGTTGTGATTGCAATAATCTAGCTGGTAATACTACAGCAGTATCTTCGAGTTCAAGCACAGCCACTCAGCCTTCTTCAGGATATCGTGGTTCATCCACAATGCTAACAGATTCTTCCGCACAAAACAGTCCCGCACCTGCTGGAAATTTCAATCCTCTATTTGTATATCGGTACGATAGTGCCACAAGCTCTGAGGCGAGCGGTGTAAATAATGATGGACAAAGAATAAACCCCAATATTCCAAAACGATCATTGTCGTTAGCAGATCAAAATCGCATTCCGAAACAAGGCGAATTAGCACCGCCGAGGCCACCATTACCAAAGAGCATATTGCGCAAGTCCATGGATAAAACACGCAAATCTAGTGCACATACCAAACGATACAGTATGTTTGAAATGGATGATCTTATTCAAGATCCAGTCGTTTGCATGACAGCTGCGACGGAACATAAAACTAAGAGACGATCATTACAAGAACCTTATTATCTCCAAAATCAAACTGTAGACTATAGAAAGAATAATGATCTAGCTGCAAAAAGGTTATCACAACAATTCCTCGATGCTGCCGAGAAAGATGCCGATTATAACGAATACTATCCAGATGAAGGTGTTGGAACAGAAAGTAGTCTAGAATCAGGCAAATCTAACGAACTCAAGTTTCATAGACCACATACTCCACCGTTGCCTAAACCGAGAACAAAGAAAATGGAGTATACTGAATTCCCTCCTCCTGGTGCACTAATCAGCAGTGCAGATTTGCAACAACTTGAAGAGTTTTTGAAACACAGTGGATTCAATTGTCTAAACATGGATGAATGGGATCAAAATCAAGTTCAAAAGGTAAGGAACCAGGTGTCCAAATTTCTTCAGATGAAACGATCTATGGAAGAGAACCAAAGATCCACAGAATCAAGCGGCAGTAGTTGTAACAGTAAGAAGTCTGTGAGTTTTGCGCAGAAATCTGAGGTCCCCAAGACCGACGGTCAACCATCTCAATTAAAACCTATGGAAGACGTAAAGGGTGTCAGTCTAACAACGCCACCTAACTCGCCAAACATTTCCGCTGTGATAGCGCAAAGGCTTTACCAG GGCAAGAATCTGGCAGAAATACCAATTTGCGAGGAAGCTGAAGTGAGCCCTGATGAATTTGGAAGCCCCATTCACCATGATGCTAGAGGCAAATATGATATCATCGATGTGTCACAAAAGAGAG CTTTAGTCTCAAACGTGACCGATGCTGTTGAAATGTTGATTCAGCATTTCTCGTCCGCCACGGATCAAGCAGAGTTAGCTTTCTTAGGAGACTCGAAGGAATCCCCGGCCTGCGCTAAAATCGCACTGAACGCACTTTGCCCAGCCTTGTATGCGATATTCAGGGATGGCCTAAAAGAGAACATCGAGACCTCTTTTGGAGCAGTAAATAACTCTGTTTGGCAAATGGTCGAAGCAACTGCTAGACAAG GACCGATAACAAAATCTCTCAATGAATTGGTACTGAGGATTAACAGCGAAGATGCAGTCACTGAGGGATTAGTCAAATTCAATGCGTTCATCCTTGGTCTACTCAA TGCTCAATCCGTGGACGCTTGGGTTTCATATATACGTACTCGGGAATCAATATTAGCAAAACACTACAGCCCTGATTCTCTGATCCTCGCTGGTTGTGTGGGCGAGACGCGATGCCGAGCCCTTCTCGATACGCTATTGGCCAGCTTGGAACCTCTCAAACTTCTTCCCTTTTCCCTGGACCTCATGTTTGAAATGCGTGAATTGCACAGAAGTTTCAAGAAGATCGAAAGCGATATGCGTGCTGCTAGTCGG CCCACTTCGATTAACACTCCACCACTAACCCTGAACCAGCGGAATTTGCTGAAGCTGGTGCGTTCGATGCAGTCGAGCGGTCTCTCCAGCGACGATTGTCAAACTAGTGTTATTATGAGACACAAAGAACCTAAAAACAAAGAACCCTCTACTCCCGACCTGCTCAATGATTCGGCAAATGTAAAGACTACCGTAGAAAAGAATAGACCACGCTCTTGTGTGAATCCGACAACCATTGGTTATGACATTTGTCCGAACAATAGCAGGATAGAGATAGAAACTAACCGCAGATGGTCCGGCGTGCATTTGGGTTCCAAGTTGATGCAGGCGTTTGATAGACTCGTGTTCGACGACAGCGACGATTACACTGATAGTCTAGAAAACAATAAGCCTCCCTCTGCTAAGCCCTCCAGCAATGACGTGAAG CTGGAGTGCAGCGGAGAGGAGAATTGGCGACCAGGGTCAGCCAGCAGCGGTGCCAGTGGCAACACTGGCAACGGCAGCGGCAACTCAGGTGGCAAATTCCGTCGTCTGCAACTCAAATGGGAAATGCTCAGCAACGCTGAAAGTCCCGTCACACCTTCAG GAGAGACGTCcccggcggcggcgcgtggCTCCAAGATCCCCAGGCCCGTGTCATCGCCCGTGCGGCCGGTGGCACCCGCGCTGCAGTCACCAGCCAAGAATACCACCCATCG gGGTATCCCAGTGCCGGTTCGTAAGGGAACTTCACCAACGACGTCGACTCCCAGAGCGACCAATGCACGTGCGGGAACTGCCAACAAGAAACCTCCGCAAGCTGCTAACAG AGTGTTACCCGAGACGACAGCGAAGAGACCCGAAGTGAAGCCGCGAGTGCAAAATGTAGCTGTTTGTAACCCTACAGTTGTTAAGAGAACACC GACGTCCCGCGTGGACGGCGCGAGTCACGGTGGCGCGGCTCCGAGGCCGTCATCCCTGCCGTATGGGCGCACGCCGCCACCCGCCGCGCCGCGTCGCGCCGCCTCCTCTTCTGCAGCGAGAGCTAGCCACACCAGCAACCAGCAGAAGCATAA GTACGTGCGAACACTGTGGCACCGACTACCTTCAGACTCGGGCCACCTCGCGTTCAACGAAGGTGAGCGTCTCCGACTAATACTGGAGGTAGACGATCAGTACCTGCTGTGTTGTCGCGGTGAGCAGAAGGGGCTAGTTCCCCGGGACGCCGTACTGTTAGAGGACTTCTGA